In one window of Poriferisphaera corsica DNA:
- the purD gene encoding phosphoribosylamine--glycine ligase, producing the protein MSAKNKKKKVNVLIIGSGGREHAIGWKLKKSKRCGTLHFAPGNGGTAVLGKNVNTINPDRVDTKTVDDIDYYCRQNDVDLVVIGPEDPLSQGLADRLAKEGRMIFGPVAAAAKLEGDKAFAKQLMKAVSIPTADARVFKEYSVAANYVQSRETPVVVKAAGLAKGKGVIVCDDNDQALDALAQCMKNKSFGDAGDTVIVEERLSGQEVSILALVDGRNIYVLDPSQDHKQANEGDTGPNTGGMGAYCPTPLVNEKLMQTIEREILVPTVDALRRDGIEYKGVLYAGLMLTAGGPKVLEYNCRFGDPETQPLMMRLKGDLLEIMIATAQGTLDEIDLSWDSRCCCCVVMASGGYPGRYNANKTIRGIDDAESDPDVKVFHAGTRKTRDEFVTSGGRVLNVCAMGKDLKEAQEKANAACAKIKFDGAWYRKDIGWRVM; encoded by the coding sequence ATGAGTGCCAAAAACAAAAAAAAGAAAGTCAATGTACTGATCATCGGCAGCGGCGGGCGCGAGCACGCGATTGGGTGGAAGCTCAAGAAGTCCAAGCGGTGCGGTACGCTGCACTTTGCACCGGGTAACGGCGGGACGGCTGTGCTGGGCAAGAATGTCAATACGATCAATCCAGACCGTGTTGATACGAAAACGGTGGACGACATTGACTACTACTGTAGACAGAATGACGTTGATTTGGTGGTGATTGGGCCGGAAGACCCGTTGTCACAGGGCTTGGCTGACAGGCTGGCGAAAGAAGGTCGGATGATCTTTGGGCCGGTAGCAGCGGCAGCGAAGCTAGAAGGGGACAAGGCGTTCGCGAAGCAGCTCATGAAGGCGGTATCGATCCCGACAGCGGATGCACGTGTATTCAAGGAATACAGTGTGGCAGCCAATTATGTGCAAAGCCGAGAAACGCCGGTGGTGGTGAAGGCTGCAGGGCTGGCGAAAGGCAAAGGCGTGATCGTATGTGATGATAATGATCAAGCACTTGATGCGTTAGCTCAATGCATGAAGAACAAATCCTTTGGCGATGCTGGTGATACTGTTATCGTTGAAGAGCGGCTGTCTGGTCAGGAAGTCTCGATCCTGGCATTGGTTGATGGCCGCAATATCTATGTGCTTGACCCGTCACAGGACCATAAGCAAGCAAACGAGGGGGATACGGGGCCAAACACAGGTGGCATGGGTGCATACTGCCCAACGCCGCTGGTGAATGAAAAGCTGATGCAGACGATTGAGCGAGAGATCCTCGTACCGACTGTTGATGCGTTGCGTCGTGATGGGATTGAGTACAAGGGCGTGCTGTATGCAGGGCTGATGCTGACCGCAGGCGGGCCGAAGGTACTGGAATATAACTGCCGATTCGGCGATCCGGAGACGCAGCCGTTGATGATGCGTTTGAAGGGCGATCTGCTCGAAATCATGATTGCGACCGCTCAGGGCACATTAGACGAGATCGATCTGTCATGGGATTCACGTTGCTGCTGCTGTGTTGTGATGGCATCAGGCGGATACCCAGGCCGATACAATGCGAATAAGACGATTCGTGGCATTGACGATGCTGAATCCGATCCGGATGTCAAAGTGTTCCATGCAGGCACACGCAAGACAAGAGACGAGTTTGTGACCTCTGGCGGCCGCGTGCTGAATGTCTGTGCGATGGGCAAAGATTTGAAGGAAGCGCAAGAAAAAGCGAATGCGGCTTGTGCAAAGATCAAATTCGATGGTGCGTGGTACCGGAAAGACATTGGCTGGCGTGTGATGTAA
- a CDS encoding response regulator — protein MNIGADSKPHNLNGLALIIVEDDFVVAQSLADLLEAFGAKSVDMASNIDQALSKINTQAFDAAVLDVNLLGGNVEPVALKLEEIGVPFLFVTGYASRDMLPEELQKHPVLLKPVNPTEMLDLICDLTSGAEK, from the coding sequence ATGAATATTGGGGCTGATTCAAAACCGCATAATCTTAACGGCTTAGCGCTGATTATCGTTGAGGATGATTTTGTTGTCGCACAATCACTGGCAGATTTACTGGAAGCTTTCGGAGCAAAATCTGTCGATATGGCTTCAAACATTGATCAAGCATTGTCTAAAATCAATACCCAGGCATTTGATGCCGCAGTACTGGATGTGAATCTGCTTGGCGGAAATGTTGAGCCTGTGGCGTTGAAGCTCGAAGAAATTGGCGTACCGTTCTTATTTGTAACGGGTTATGCGTCGCGCGACATGCTGCCTGAAGAATTGCAAAAACACCCAGTATTGCTCAAGCCCGTCAATCCCACAGAGATGCTTGATTTGATTTGCGACCTGACAAGCGGTGCTGAAAAATAG
- a CDS encoding type II secretion system protein, with the protein MIVRRGFTLIELLVVIAIIGLLVGILLPALSSARQAAITLKCLTQIKNVGTAFSMYYNDSDDRVPYAYFVNLRDREYITYDDAISQYLGHYVTKADQKLNGIPANKANPILICPNDDTEDRPANLAKRSYSMVQGWQRTQDMAKGLQPPGTGITTSTSYSGRTDATPQFIVSSQDIPSPTDTLLLSEKVFNGLQSNYQNTQGRQTNSRSGVLRRAYEQVNFNTIAWDLVVPHGSNKHPLYNYLYVDGHARTAAPIDTIGADEMDKVITLGEWTRDKKD; encoded by the coding sequence ATGATCGTACGACGTGGTTTTACATTAATTGAGCTTCTTGTGGTGATTGCCATTATTGGGCTATTGGTGGGTATTCTTTTGCCCGCGCTGTCCTCTGCAAGGCAAGCCGCAATAACCTTGAAATGCCTAACGCAAATCAAGAATGTTGGCACAGCTTTTTCAATGTATTACAACGATTCGGATGATCGCGTCCCATACGCGTATTTTGTAAACCTAAGAGACCGTGAATACATCACTTACGACGATGCGATCTCACAGTATCTTGGGCATTACGTTACGAAAGCTGATCAGAAACTGAATGGCATTCCTGCAAACAAAGCGAATCCAATCCTGATCTGCCCGAATGACGACACAGAAGATCGCCCAGCAAACCTTGCGAAACGCTCCTACTCGATGGTGCAAGGTTGGCAGCGAACACAGGATATGGCAAAAGGTTTACAACCTCCTGGCACGGGAATCACAACATCAACAAGCTACTCTGGGAGAACAGACGCAACACCACAGTTCATCGTTAGCAGCCAAGATATACCCAGCCCAACAGATACGTTATTACTCTCTGAAAAGGTGTTTAATGGCCTGCAATCGAACTATCAGAACACACAAGGTAGACAAACAAATTCACGTTCAGGTGTCTTGAGACGCGCCTACGAGCAAGTGAATTTCAACACAATCGCGTGGGATCTCGTTGTGCCACATGGCTCAAACAAACACCCACTTTACAACTACCTTTACGTAGACGGGCATGCCCGCACAGCAGCACCCATCGATACCATTGGTGCTGACGAAATGGACAAGGTTATTACGCTCGGTGAATGGACCCGAGATAAAAAAGACTGA
- a CDS encoding PEP-CTERM sorting domain-containing protein (PEP-CTERM proteins occur, often in large numbers, in the proteomes of bacteria that also encode an exosortase, a predicted intramembrane cysteine proteinase. The presence of a PEP-CTERM domain at a protein's C-terminus predicts cleavage within the sorting domain, followed by covalent anchoring to some some component of the (usually Gram-negative) cell surface. Many PEP-CTERM proteins exhibit an unusual sequence composition that includes large numbers of potential glycosylation sites. Expression of one such protein has been shown restore the ability of a bacterium to form floc, a type of biofilm.), which yields MNKIKRRTFGAAAITAFVVSAMLAPTAGAATLLNGNYDVHHLERAQESEYNHVAQVLQYDTTDGILVPARTRSTGIVIADQWLLTAAHNVTDPQLPDSLETAYYEIRVGNQTYVADRWYTPRTWSYEPYFGDDIALVHIGGNQIFDPTITRANLNQGSFIRDASGNLILDSAGNAQFTGYAEVDPNGQTFETVGYGLTDFAQEGDGITFDTEFGTKRYYSNRFDLNHGDDAILAPFVGIGQATNMLYSDMDVDVDAEHASDIVNGEDFDWDKDYWQVLEGLGAPGDSGAANYRGGKVVGISSQRIQGASAQNDSHYVDVMVSTDVARWSAWIDQVMNGTYDDPTSGLGAREGSIFNEIAFDTNEEWTFIKVPGYNSFEEYAQDQYYSEAGRYFESAEEYVSYKGYASVSDFIADRGFDSIADYNQDYINQMLIESGNEDLIKLIQDMDGMYLAGDRQATGENGGISFSVEELKSLYPDVDWDSVFVPEPTSLSLLSLAGLAMLRRRK from the coding sequence ATGAACAAAATTAAAAGACGTACCTTTGGTGCAGCCGCAATCACGGCTTTCGTCGTGTCCGCAATGCTCGCCCCAACCGCAGGCGCAGCAACTCTGCTCAATGGCAATTACGACGTTCACCATTTGGAGAGAGCACAAGAATCTGAATACAACCACGTTGCCCAAGTCCTCCAGTATGATACAACTGATGGCATTTTGGTTCCGGCCAGAACACGTTCAACCGGTATTGTCATTGCTGACCAATGGCTCCTCACCGCGGCACACAACGTGACCGATCCACAGCTTCCAGACAGCTTGGAAACTGCATACTACGAAATCCGCGTAGGCAACCAAACATACGTTGCGGATCGTTGGTACACCCCGCGCACCTGGTCATATGAGCCTTATTTTGGCGACGATATCGCATTGGTTCATATCGGCGGCAATCAAATATTTGACCCAACGATCACACGTGCCAATCTCAACCAGGGCTCCTTTATTCGCGATGCTTCGGGAAATCTCATCCTCGACTCTGCAGGCAATGCCCAGTTCACCGGATATGCCGAAGTCGATCCGAACGGCCAAACATTTGAAACCGTCGGCTACGGTTTGACAGATTTTGCACAAGAAGGCGACGGCATTACGTTTGATACCGAATTTGGTACCAAGCGGTATTATTCAAACCGTTTTGACCTCAACCATGGCGATGACGCGATCCTTGCACCGTTTGTTGGTATTGGGCAAGCAACCAACATGCTTTACAGTGACATGGATGTGGATGTCGACGCTGAGCATGCAAGTGATATCGTAAATGGTGAAGATTTCGACTGGGACAAAGATTACTGGCAAGTCCTTGAAGGTCTCGGCGCTCCTGGCGATTCAGGTGCTGCAAATTACCGCGGCGGCAAAGTTGTCGGCATCAGCTCACAACGTATACAAGGCGCTAGTGCTCAAAATGACAGCCATTATGTTGACGTCATGGTCTCGACTGACGTCGCTCGCTGGTCAGCATGGATTGATCAGGTCATGAATGGTACGTACGACGATCCGACCAGTGGCTTAGGTGCACGCGAAGGCAGTATTTTCAATGAAATCGCATTTGACACTAATGAAGAGTGGACATTCATCAAGGTTCCAGGCTACAACTCATTTGAAGAATACGCTCAAGATCAATACTACAGCGAAGCAGGCCGCTACTTCGAATCTGCTGAAGAATACGTCTCTTACAAAGGATATGCATCCGTAAGTGACTTCATCGCTGACCGCGGCTTTGATAGCATCGCTGACTACAACCAAGATTACATCAACCAAATGCTGATTGAATCTGGCAACGAAGACCTCATCAAGCTGATCCAAGACATGGATGGCATGTACCTCGCTGGTGATCGTCAAGCAACCGGCGAGAATGGCGGCATCAGCTTCAGCGTTGAAGAACTCAAGAGTCTCTACCCTGACGTTGACTGGGATTCGGTATTCGTTCCAGAGCCAACATCACTCTCACTGCTCTCACTTGCTGGCCTCGCAATGCTGCGTCGTCGCAAATAA
- a CDS encoding prepilin-type N-terminal cleavage/methylation domain-containing protein, with the protein MQLCWRRDGFVGLNRSGFSILELIIVLVVIVVLLALIVPAISLSKNAMRQLHCAANTGKLGTAATLYAIDHDGLLPLNYVRSENGSIQDWQLQLSSYINMQNRGVARVASQQQIDLKEIDFACPDMNTSKAKNKLGYAQNAFTSSNAWQPYDGSVVRQRELYLQLHPEMKFSPAYGWYRTPLRLADLQEPSKTFRMTDSNVKDLSVKDFRSATGRHGYRFGSGGMSLNMLYFDGHVSLIEKRGMRWDKPRSRWWLPYEGY; encoded by the coding sequence ATGCAGTTATGTTGGCGACGTGATGGTTTTGTCGGATTGAATCGTAGCGGTTTTTCAATCTTAGAACTGATCATTGTTTTAGTAGTCATCGTCGTGTTATTGGCATTGATCGTGCCAGCTATATCGCTTTCAAAGAATGCGATGCGGCAGTTGCATTGTGCTGCAAATACGGGAAAACTTGGGACTGCTGCAACGCTTTACGCGATTGATCATGATGGGCTGCTGCCGCTTAATTACGTCCGGTCAGAGAATGGTTCGATTCAAGATTGGCAACTTCAATTAAGCTCTTATATCAATATGCAGAATAGGGGTGTTGCACGTGTGGCATCACAGCAGCAAATCGATTTGAAAGAGATTGATTTTGCGTGTCCGGATATGAACACAAGCAAGGCAAAGAATAAATTGGGGTACGCGCAAAATGCGTTTACAAGTTCGAATGCATGGCAGCCGTACGATGGGAGTGTTGTTAGGCAACGCGAATTGTATTTGCAGTTGCATCCGGAAATGAAATTCTCGCCGGCGTATGGCTGGTATCGCACGCCTTTGCGTTTGGCTGACTTACAGGAGCCCAGTAAGACGTTTCGGATGACGGATTCGAATGTGAAAGATTTGAGTGTTAAAGATTTCAGGTCAGCAACAGGCAGGCACGGTTATCGCTTTGGAAGTGGTGGGATGAGTCTGAATATGCTGTATTTTGATGGGCATGTGTCGCTTATCGAGAAACGCGGTATGCGGTGGGATAAACCTCGCTCGAGATGGTGGTTGCCGTATGAGGGGTATTGA
- a CDS encoding glycerophosphodiester phosphodiesterase has translation MSTQSGEPLIIAHRGASHDAPENTVAAYKLGWEQGADGAETDVHITKDGKLVCMHDDDAERTAGSLAKISETNFDELRKLDVGAWPDDRYVGEQMPTLVEVLETVPEGKLFYVEIKSGEDAASAVPLVKADIDKSGIKQEQIRIISFSAEAIKASKEQMPEVSAYLLLYFVRDAATGGWSPTADEVISKLKACDADGVDINVVNRVDQSFIDQIKAAGYAYHVWTINSPHVAMRYAGMGVDSITTDRPGFIKRAIAGMGK, from the coding sequence ATGAGTACGCAGTCAGGCGAGCCTTTGATTATCGCGCATCGAGGTGCATCACACGATGCACCTGAGAATACAGTTGCAGCTTATAAGCTTGGTTGGGAGCAGGGTGCGGATGGGGCGGAGACCGATGTCCATATTACAAAAGATGGGAAGCTGGTCTGCATGCATGATGATGATGCAGAACGGACGGCGGGATCGCTAGCGAAAATATCCGAAACGAATTTTGATGAACTGCGTAAGCTGGATGTTGGTGCGTGGCCAGATGATCGATATGTGGGTGAGCAGATGCCGACACTGGTCGAGGTGTTGGAGACGGTGCCTGAAGGCAAGCTGTTCTATGTTGAGATTAAATCTGGGGAAGATGCAGCGTCTGCAGTGCCGCTAGTGAAGGCCGATATCGATAAGTCCGGTATTAAACAGGAACAGATTCGAATAATTTCGTTTAGCGCTGAAGCAATTAAGGCATCGAAAGAGCAGATGCCGGAGGTGTCGGCCTATTTGTTGCTTTACTTCGTGCGTGATGCGGCGACTGGCGGGTGGTCGCCGACGGCAGATGAAGTGATTTCGAAGTTAAAAGCGTGTGATGCCGATGGTGTAGATATCAACGTGGTTAATCGTGTGGATCAATCGTTTATCGATCAGATCAAAGCGGCTGGATACGCTTACCATGTGTGGACGATCAATAGCCCGCATGTTGCCATGCGATATGCGGGGATGGGGGTAGATTCTATTACAACGGATCGGCCGGGGTTTATAAAGCGTGCAATAGCAGGGATGGGAAAATAA
- a CDS encoding glycerophosphodiester phosphodiesterase → MEHPIKRVAMLFVMLAVCVAFVFVAFNLAEGQGGKHVPLIVGHRGASYDAPENTVASYKQAWEQGADAVETDVYVTKDGQLVCLHDNNLDRTGGVRMDVRNAELDAIKQVEVGSYKGEQYRGEKVPTLVEVLETVPEGKLLYVEIKKDQDVVRAVRLVKEDIEKVGIDPDQIRVISFEPVAVKSSKEQMPDVEAYLLIDFKQNEQTGMWWPTAEETIRMLKSCDANGVDMSVKHRVDQAYIDRIKDAGYSYHIWTVNSPHLARIYAEMGVDSITTDRPAFIRQAIEGEATKMIPLEPSMPAQGGDVPEMESQERVK, encoded by the coding sequence ATGGAACATCCAATCAAGCGTGTCGCGATGTTGTTTGTCATGCTGGCGGTTTGTGTGGCATTTGTTTTTGTAGCATTCAATTTGGCTGAAGGGCAGGGCGGGAAGCATGTGCCGTTGATCGTGGGGCATCGCGGAGCGTCGTATGATGCACCGGAAAACACGGTGGCGTCGTACAAGCAGGCGTGGGAGCAGGGCGCGGACGCGGTTGAGACGGATGTCTACGTCACGAAAGACGGGCAGTTGGTGTGTCTGCATGACAATAATCTGGATCGTACGGGCGGTGTGCGGATGGATGTGAGAAATGCGGAGTTGGACGCGATTAAGCAGGTGGAAGTGGGGTCATATAAGGGTGAGCAATATCGGGGCGAGAAAGTGCCGACGTTGGTCGAGGTGTTGGAGACGGTACCTGAAGGAAAATTGCTGTATGTGGAGATCAAGAAGGATCAGGATGTGGTGCGTGCTGTGAGATTGGTGAAAGAGGATATCGAGAAGGTGGGGATCGATCCAGATCAGATCCGTGTGATTTCATTTGAGCCGGTTGCGGTGAAGTCTTCAAAAGAGCAGATGCCTGATGTTGAGGCTTACCTCTTGATCGATTTTAAACAGAATGAGCAGACAGGGATGTGGTGGCCAACGGCTGAAGAAACGATTCGAATGCTAAAATCTTGCGATGCGAATGGTGTTGATATGAGTGTGAAGCATCGTGTTGATCAGGCTTATATCGATCGAATTAAGGATGCAGGATACTCGTATCACATTTGGACGGTAAACAGCCCGCATTTGGCGAGAATTTACGCGGAGATGGGTGTGGATTCGATTACAACGGATCGGCCGGCATTTATTCGGCAAGCGATTGAGGGCGAGGCCACGAAGATGATACCGCTTGAGCCATCGATGCCCGCGCAGGGGGGAGATGTGCCTGAGATGGAATCACAAGAACGTGTGAAATGA
- the pheS gene encoding phenylalanine--tRNA ligase subunit alpha, with amino-acid sequence MIQKIDDIIRDAQTDLDAASSPDQLEQFRIKYLGSKGLTKQMMTWIKEIPGNQKREFGQKANAARQSIETAFKNKKSSLGSAPSTSKKIQLDITEPGFAPTLGRKHVITQTVDELLDVFGRMGFDVETGPETEDEYHNFVALNIPEQHPARDPLDNFYLTDPNTDNPYLMRSQTSTVQIRTMEKTAPPVRIVSTGRVYRPDEHDATHYSMFHQIEGLYVDKNVTMADLKTTLIQFAHAYWGPDTEVKLVPSYFPFTEPSAELYIKMDFGSGPEWMEVGGCGMVDPAVFQHVGYDPEEWTGFAFGLGIERLAMRKYNIQDIRWLFENDTRFLRQF; translated from the coding sequence ATGATTCAGAAGATTGACGACATTATCCGCGACGCACAAACCGACCTCGACGCTGCCTCATCCCCTGATCAGCTCGAGCAATTCCGCATCAAATACCTCGGCTCCAAGGGTCTCACCAAGCAAATGATGACCTGGATCAAAGAGATCCCCGGCAATCAAAAGCGTGAGTTTGGCCAAAAAGCCAACGCCGCCCGTCAATCCATCGAAACCGCATTCAAAAATAAAAAATCCTCACTCGGCTCTGCCCCATCAACATCTAAAAAAATACAACTCGATATCACCGAGCCCGGCTTCGCCCCAACCCTTGGCCGCAAGCACGTCATCACCCAAACCGTCGATGAACTCCTCGACGTTTTCGGCCGCATGGGCTTTGACGTCGAAACAGGCCCCGAAACCGAAGACGAGTACCACAACTTCGTTGCCCTCAATATTCCCGAGCAGCACCCTGCTCGGGATCCACTCGACAACTTCTACCTCACCGACCCCAACACCGACAACCCATACCTTATGCGTTCGCAAACCTCCACCGTCCAGATCCGCACGATGGAAAAGACCGCTCCCCCCGTCCGCATCGTCTCCACTGGCCGCGTCTATCGCCCCGACGAGCACGACGCCACCCACTACTCCATGTTCCACCAAATCGAAGGCCTCTACGTCGACAAAAACGTCACCATGGCCGACCTCAAAACCACACTCATCCAATTCGCCCACGCCTACTGGGGCCCAGACACCGAAGTTAAACTCGTCCCCTCCTACTTCCCTTTCACCGAACCCTCAGCCGAGCTCTACATCAAAATGGACTTCGGCTCAGGCCCTGAATGGATGGAAGTCGGCGGCTGCGGCATGGTCGACCCAGCAGTCTTCCAACACGTTGGCTACGACCCCGAAGAGTGGACAGGCTTCGCCTTCGGCCTCGGCATCGAGCGACTCGCCATGCGCAAGTACAACATCCAGGACATCCGCTGGCTCTTCGAAAACGACACCCGTTTCCTCCGCCAATTCTAA